From Bacteroidota bacterium, one genomic window encodes:
- a CDS encoding PAS domain S-box protein — protein MENTGKSAPRKENADTDSFISKEIKDYKGIYEHLFKTTSNAVYFLNNEGTILDANPAAGKMLRRAPEEIRGMEISEIDPEFDKEKFLSFWDKHEPGKSIVFESRHLRKDGSLFPVEVIGMNFLVNGKVYLFGIVRDLTADKKKDADLKESRDLFRNAFEYSGIGMALSDAQGNYITVNNAFAEMFGYSREEMIGVNFKEITHEEDLPGSLDKLKEMTGGMVDGYEIIKRYRHKNGKILYGRLNMALLREDDNSIKYMIAQVQDVTDHYMADKAMEESEKLLKEAQNLGNIGSWKWDVLNGSLKWSDQLYSMWGFDRPKDLSYEMIEERIHPDDRDYNNQNVAKALKEDDHVEYEFRIIKPDGEIRNILQRMIVTRDNKGNTREVFGIMQDISDRVAMEEALKESDRLKSVFLANMSHEIRTPMNAIIGFSSLLGDAFPKNSKTNMYVQIIQSSGERLMSLIDDIIDVSKIELNKLKIERKSCDINMLIQEVVIQFRNNPLLRNKPDLKIIQSIPSSMTNVLVKTDPLRLKQILDNLMSNAVKHTDKGFVELGYEMKESQGFPYLEFFVRDTGVGIPADSQPFVFDRFYQVESNKFKEGTGLGLSICKGLVELLGGKIMLESRENEGSRFFFTIPFDRDEVVKEKEKREKPKMKTIDLQGKLIYIAEDDLSSFHYLEAVLDHSGAKLIHCMNGQLLLDQINKIIPDLILLDINMPVMDGYDFMAELTKKNISVPVIALTAYAMPEENVKCVDSGCVGYISKPARKVDILAEIYNVLHPG, from the coding sequence ATGGAAAATACGGGAAAATCCGCCCCGAGGAAGGAAAATGCTGATACAGATTCATTTATTTCGAAGGAAATTAAGGATTATAAGGGTATTTACGAGCATCTTTTCAAAACCACCTCCAATGCAGTTTACTTTTTAAACAATGAAGGAACCATTCTTGATGCAAATCCTGCAGCAGGAAAAATGCTAAGGCGAGCTCCGGAGGAAATCAGAGGAATGGAGATATCTGAAATTGATCCGGAATTTGATAAAGAAAAGTTTCTTTCCTTCTGGGATAAGCATGAACCTGGAAAATCCATCGTATTTGAATCCAGGCACCTCAGGAAAGATGGTAGTTTATTTCCCGTCGAAGTCATAGGAATGAATTTTCTTGTAAACGGGAAGGTCTATCTGTTTGGGATAGTTAGAGATTTGACCGCGGATAAGAAAAAAGATGCTGACTTGAAGGAAAGCAGGGACCTGTTCCGGAATGCATTTGAATATTCAGGAATAGGCATGGCACTGTCCGATGCTCAGGGTAATTATATCACTGTTAATAATGCTTTTGCCGAAATGTTTGGTTATTCCAGAGAAGAAATGATAGGCGTGAATTTTAAGGAAATAACCCATGAAGAAGATTTGCCGGGTAGTCTGGACAAACTGAAGGAAATGACCGGGGGCATGGTTGATGGTTACGAAATAATTAAAAGATACAGGCATAAGAATGGTAAAATCTTGTACGGCAGGTTGAATATGGCATTGTTGAGGGAAGACGACAACTCTATTAAGTATATGATTGCCCAGGTTCAGGATGTTACCGATCATTATATGGCCGATAAAGCCATGGAAGAAAGTGAAAAATTACTGAAAGAAGCACAGAATTTAGGTAATATAGGTAGCTGGAAGTGGGATGTTTTAAACGGTTCCCTGAAATGGTCGGATCAGCTATATAGTATGTGGGGATTTGACAGGCCAAAAGATCTGAGCTATGAGATGATTGAGGAACGGATCCATCCCGATGACCGGGACTACAATAATCAAAATGTTGCTAAAGCCTTGAAGGAGGATGATCATGTTGAGTATGAATTTAGAATCATCAAACCGGATGGTGAGATACGCAATATTTTGCAACGAATGATCGTAACCAGGGATAATAAAGGAAATACCAGGGAAGTCTTTGGCATTATGCAGGATATTTCAGACCGGGTTGCAATGGAAGAAGCTCTGAAAGAAAGTGACAGGCTTAAATCGGTTTTTCTTGCCAATATGAGCCACGAAATCAGAACCCCCATGAATGCAATCATCGGATTCTCTTCTCTGTTGGGTGATGCTTTCCCAAAGAATAGTAAAACCAATATGTATGTTCAGATAATCCAAAGTTCCGGTGAAAGATTGATGAGCTTGATTGATGATATCATTGATGTGTCAAAAATTGAACTCAACAAATTGAAGATTGAAAGAAAATCCTGCGATATTAACATGCTTATTCAGGAAGTGGTAATTCAGTTCAGGAATAATCCTCTTCTGAGAAACAAACCGGATTTGAAAATTATACAGTCAATCCCATCTTCAATGACAAATGTCTTGGTTAAAACCGATCCCTTACGATTGAAACAGATACTTGATAACCTGATGTCAAATGCCGTAAAACATACCGATAAAGGTTTTGTTGAGTTGGGATATGAAATGAAGGAAAGCCAGGGTTTTCCATATCTGGAATTCTTTGTCAGGGATACAGGAGTTGGCATTCCTGCAGATAGCCAGCCCTTTGTTTTCGACCGGTTCTATCAGGTGGAAAGTAATAAGTTCAAGGAAGGGACAGGTTTGGGGCTGAGTATATGCAAAGGACTGGTTGAACTGCTGGGAGGTAAAATCATGCTTGAATCCCGTGAAAATGAGGGGAGCAGGTTTTTCTTCACCATCCCTTTTGATCGGGATGAAGTTGTTAAGGAAAAAGAAAAACGGGAAAAGCCGAAGATGAAAACGATTGATCTTCAGGGAAAGCTGATTTATATAGCTGAAGATGACCTTTCTTCATTTCATTACCTGGAAGCCGTTCTGGATCATTCCGGGGCAAAATTGATTCATTGCATGAATGGACAGCTTTTGCTTGATCAAATCAACAAAATAATTCCTGATTTGATTTTACTGGATATCAATATGCCTGTTATGGATGGCTATGATTTTATGGCAGAATTAACTAAAAAGAATATATCGGTTCCCGTAATTGCTCTGACTGCATACGCTATGCCTGAAGAAAATGTGAAATGTGTTGATTCCGGGTGTGTGGGATATATCTCAAAACCGGCCAGGAAGGTTGATATTCTTGCTGAAATATATAATGTCTTGCATCCTGGTTAA
- a CDS encoding PQQ-binding-like beta-propeller repeat protein → MKSVFFTVFILLSFAVLSQNWSSVGGNNQRNGVTKYNAPLILDDNKLWEVTDANYSVFGNAVYSWNDRFITTRVRFSPVYSGVVECRSLYTGSLLWEQELYETSILYCVGMNEDAAYVHDYSSDTLYALNITDGSVKWRGEIKSQSFGGAHNILFACNGDPVLNGPNGYNPSMIRLDKDDGSLVWTNENFVSIMPSADYCLYNETIYKWEGTITTAIKLLAVDARTGETLYYSDALPGDGDQEGPLTVSPDGTIYGQRDGGDLFAFRDNGSGFDILWTYALVSGGPGTYGNIGFDAENNPILTDSNRVVKLSKNNGSILFSSPALQAEPVADHRITVDASGNIMVSNAEPAGGRYWMISPDFQEIIWELPLSYNYYCGPNLNHEGIMVFTKVGYGIEAYQGLVDNGPVADFVASERVIYEGESVDFTNLSSFTQDAWSWEFDGADPSVSTVQNPTGIEYHYPGLYNVSLAVSGTDGSDTLMKECYIEVIPAVGFPERAEKSAITVFPNPVRDQLGIRFAQNIPMDFTVTLLDLSGREVLSIENISGNPVNWISLPGTISNGLFFLKLDAEGQSALIKVLVER, encoded by the coding sequence ATGAAAAGTGTTTTTTTTACAGTTTTTATTCTGTTATCTTTTGCAGTATTATCGCAGAACTGGAGTTCTGTCGGGGGCAATAATCAGCGCAATGGTGTTACGAAATATAATGCTCCTCTTATCCTGGATGATAATAAACTTTGGGAAGTTACTGACGCAAATTATTCTGTTTTCGGCAATGCCGTTTATTCCTGGAACGACAGGTTCATTACTACAAGGGTGAGATTTTCGCCTGTTTACTCCGGGGTGGTTGAATGCAGAAGCCTTTACACTGGTAGTCTTTTATGGGAGCAGGAACTGTATGAAACATCGATTCTTTACTGTGTCGGGATGAATGAAGATGCAGCTTATGTGCACGACTATTCTTCTGATACACTTTATGCCCTGAATATCACCGACGGGAGCGTCAAGTGGAGAGGAGAGATAAAATCACAATCATTTGGCGGAGCACATAATATTTTGTTTGCCTGCAATGGCGACCCTGTTTTGAACGGGCCTAACGGATATAATCCTTCCATGATCCGCTTGGATAAAGATGATGGAAGTCTGGTCTGGACGAATGAAAATTTTGTATCTATCATGCCTTCAGCGGATTATTGCCTATATAATGAAACTATTTACAAATGGGAGGGAACGATTACAACTGCTATTAAATTGTTAGCGGTGGATGCCCGCACAGGGGAGACTCTTTATTACAGCGATGCCCTACCCGGCGATGGCGACCAGGAAGGTCCGCTTACTGTTTCTCCTGATGGAACTATCTACGGACAGCGTGATGGGGGTGATTTGTTTGCCTTCCGGGACAACGGCTCGGGATTTGATATACTCTGGACTTACGCCCTTGTTTCAGGAGGTCCGGGAACCTATGGTAATATTGGTTTTGATGCGGAGAATAACCCCATCCTTACCGATAGCAACCGCGTTGTCAAGCTTAGTAAAAACAATGGAAGCATTCTGTTTTCGTCTCCTGCATTGCAGGCAGAACCTGTTGCAGATCATCGTATTACCGTCGATGCCTCAGGAAATATCATGGTTTCTAATGCTGAACCCGCCGGCGGCAGGTACTGGATGATCAGTCCGGATTTCCAGGAAATCATTTGGGAACTGCCGTTATCCTATAACTATTATTGCGGGCCTAATTTGAACCACGAAGGAATTATGGTTTTTACCAAAGTAGGTTATGGCATTGAGGCATACCAGGGTCTCGTGGATAATGGCCCGGTTGCTGATTTTGTTGCTTCAGAAAGAGTTATTTATGAAGGTGAAAGCGTGGATTTTACTAATCTTTCTTCTTTTACTCAAGATGCATGGAGTTGGGAATTTGATGGGGCAGACCCGTCTGTTTCTACCGTTCAGAATCCCACGGGTATTGAATATCATTATCCGGGTCTTTATAATGTGAGTCTTGCCGTGTCTGGTACTGATGGTTCTGATACCCTTATGAAAGAATGTTATATTGAAGTTATTCCGGCAGTAGGTTTCCCGGAAAGAGCGGAGAAAAGTGCTATAACTGTTTTCCCAAACCCCGTGAGGGATCAACTGGGAATCAGATTTGCACAGAATATCCCTATGGATTTTACCGTAACCTTGCTCGATCTATCAGGCCGTGAAGTGCTTAGTATAGAAAATATCAGTGGAAATCCGGTGAATTGGATAAGTTTGCCCGGTACGATATCCAACGGTTTGTTTTTCCTCAAGTTGGATGCCGAAGGACAATCTGCCCTGATTAAAGTACTTGTTGAAAGATAG